One Coffea arabica cultivar ET-39 chromosome 5c, Coffea Arabica ET-39 HiFi, whole genome shotgun sequence DNA window includes the following coding sequences:
- the LOC140007319 gene encoding dirigent protein 19-like, translating into MGETNTGGRRGEGSSGLAGGEEKKIDGENGKYKGFGNATIASLQILGVLLLASLAQSKHSILHLTLYDHEFKGPTAEHNQTIYPVAGLPNVKWGFLQFGTLFIGTNILKETISFHSPTVGHLHGVVGVLSLDGFAIEASASVHFLEHGKYNGSTVEIKGVINQDQQVSEVAIVGGTKQFRFATGYMTFTGTPVVNATGHNVYKLDLYIRLDKKGNSPGIALQ; encoded by the exons ATGGGGGAAACAAACACTGGAGGAAGAAGGGGGGAGGGAAGCAGTGGGCTTGCTGGTGGGGAGGAGAAGAAGATTGACGGTGAAAATGGGAAATACAAAGGGTTTGGGAATGCAA CTATAGCATCCCTCCAAATTCTCGGGGTGCTTTTACTAGCAAGCTTGGCACAGTCAAAGCATTCGATCTTACATTTGACGCTGTACGACCATGAATTTAAAGGTCCAACTGCTGAGCACAATCAGACTATTTATCCTGTTGCAGGTCTCCCCAACGTAAAATGGGGCTTTTTACAATTTGGAACTCTTTTCATCGGCACAAATATCTTGAAAGAAACCATCTCATTCCACTCCCCGACAGTGGGTCATTTGCATGGCGTTGTTGGAGTATTATCCCTTGATGGCTTCGCCATAGAGGCCTCGGCAAGTGTGCACTTCCTTGAACACGGAAAGTACAATGGTAGCACTGTGGAAATTAAAGGAGTTATCAATCAGGATCAACAAGTCAGTGAAGTTGCAATTGTAGGAGGAACCAAGCAATTTCGGTTTGCAACAGGGTATATGACCTTTACGGGTACCCCGGTTGTAAATGCAACTGGGCACAATGTTTATAAGTTGGACCTCTACATTAGACTTGACAAAAAAGGTAACAGCCCTGGTATTGCTCTTCAATAA